The Raphanus sativus cultivar WK10039 chromosome 2, ASM80110v3, whole genome shotgun sequence genome includes a region encoding these proteins:
- the LOC108843093 gene encoding CBL-interacting serine/threonine-protein kinase 2-like, translating into MENKPSILTDRYEVGRLLGQGNFAKVFYGRSIHTNESVAIKMIDKEKIKKPVHSEQVKREISVMSLAKHPNIVNLHEVMATKTKIYLILEYCKGGELFDKITKEKLSERVAWKYFYQLVNAVDFCHSRGVYHRDIKPENLLLDEHDNLKVSDFGLSALAESKGEDGLLHTACGTHAYVCPEIVNREAYDGTKADVWACGVVLFVLLAGYLPFYDSNLMDMYTKIGKGQFKCPRGFPVEAKRLLCKMLDPNHETRITMSRIKESSWFRKGLHLKQKRQQAREVNNNPMEAGGSGESQSHESPPPNLTSLNAFDIISLSSGFDLGGLFGDVYKKQESKFTSRKPASEIICKLEEVAKGLKLKIRKQEAGLFKLEGGKEGRKGRLLIDAEIFEVAETFHLVEVKKCSGDTVEYQKLVEEDLRPALADIVWVWQGEKEDDELVLHG; encoded by the coding sequence ATGGAAAACAAACCAAGTATTTTAACCGATAGATACGAGGTTGGGAGACTATTAGGTCAAGGCAACTTCGCAAAGGTGTTCTACGGAAGAAGCATTCACACCAACGAGAGCGTAGCCATCAAGATGATAGACAAGGAAAAAATCAAGAAACCTGTGCACAGCGAGCAGGTCAAGAGAGAGATCTCCGTGATGAGTCTCGCTAAGCACCCAAACATCGTGAATCTCCACGAGGTCATGGCGACGAAAACGAAGATCTACCTCATCCTAGAGTACTGCAAAGGCGGGGAGCTTTTCGATAAGATCACAAAGGAGAAATTGAGCGAGAGAGTTGCTTGGAAGTACTTTTACCAGCTCGTCAACGCGGTTGACTTTTGTCACAGCCGTGGAGTGTATCACCGTGACATCAAGCCGGAGAATCTCTTGCTTGACGAGCACGATAACCTCAAGGTTTCTGATTTTGGTTTAAGCGCGCTTGCGGAGTCTAAAGGGGAAGATGGCTTGCTTCACACGGCTTGTGGTACGCATGCTTATGTCTGTCCTGAGATTGTGAACCGTGAGGCGTATGATGGCACTAAGGCTGATGTTTGGGCTTGTGGGGTTGTCTTGTTTGTTCTTTTGGCTGGTTATCTCCCTTTCTATGACTCTAATCTGATGGATATGTACACGAAGATTGGGAAAGGGCAGTTCAAGTGTCCAAGAGGGTTTCCCGTTGAGGCTAAGAGACTGTTGTGTAAGATGCTGGATCCTAACCATGAGACGAGGATCACCATGTCCAGAATCAAGGAGAGTTCTTGGTTCAGGAAAGGTTTACACTTGAAGCAAAAGAGGCAACAAGCCAGAGAGGTTAATAATAATCCCATGGAAGCTGGTGGTTCAGGTGAAAGCCAAAGCCATGAGTCTCCTCCTCCAAACCTAACAAGCTTGAACGCTTTTGATATTATATCATTGTCATCAGGGTTTGATCTAGGAGGACTGTTCGGAGACGTGTACAAGAAGCAAGAGTCTAAGTTCACGTCTAGAAAGCCTGCTTCAGAGATTATTTGTAAGCTGGAGGAGGTGGCTAAAGGGCTGAAGCTGAAGATAAGAAAGCAAGAGGCAGGGCTGTTTAAACTTGAAGGAGGGAAGGAGGGAAGGAAAGGGAGGTTGTTGATTGATGCGGAGATATTTGAAGTGGCGGAGACGTTTCACCTGGTTGAAGTGAAGAAATGTAGTGGGGATACTGTGGAGTATCAGAAGCTGGTGGAGGAGGATCTTAGGCCTGCTCTGGCGGATATTGTTTGGGTCTGGCAAGGGGAGAAGGAGGATGACGAGCTGGTGTTGCATGGCTAA
- the LOC108843096 gene encoding 40S ribosomal protein S4-1, producing MARGLKKHLKRLNAPHHWGLDKLGGAFAPKPSSGPHKSRECLPLVLIIRNRLKYALTYREVISILMQRHIQVDGKVRTDKTYPAGFMDVVSIPKTNESFRLLYDTKGRFRLHSIRDEEANFKLCKVRAILLGRKGIPYLNTYDGRTIRYPDPLIKPNDTIKLDLEENKIVEFIKFDVGNVVMVTGGRNRGRVGVIKNREKHKGSFETIHIQDSTGHEFATRLGNVFTLGKGTKPWVSLPKGKGIKLTIIEEARKRLSAQQAA from the exons ATG GCAAGGGGATTGAAGAAGCATCTGAAGAGGCTCAATGCCCCCCATCATTGGGGTCTTGACAAACTTGGTGGTGCCTTC gcTCCCAAGCCGTCTTCTGGACCTCACAAATCTAGGGAGTGTCTTCCTCTTGTCCTGATCATCAGGAACAGGTTGAAGTATGCTTTGACATACCGTGAAGTCATCTCCATCCTCATGCAGAGGCATATCCAAGTCGATGGTAAAGTCAGGACTGACAAAACATACCCTGCTGGCTTCATGG aTGTTGTCTCCATCCCCAAGACCAATGAGAGCTTCCGTCTTCTTTACGACACCAAGGGACGTTTCCGTCTCCACTCCATCAGAGATGAGGAAGCAAat TTCAAGCTTTGCAAGGTGAGGGCTATCCTGCTCGGACGAAAGGGAATCCCTTACCTCAACACTTACGACGGTCGCACCATCCGTTACCCCGATCCGCTCATCAAACCGAACGACACCATCAAGCTCGACCTCGAGGAGAACAAGATCGTCGAGTTCATCAAGTTCGACGTCGGCAACGTTGTGATGGTGACTGGCGGTAGAAACAGAGGGCGTGTTGGTGTGATTAAGAACCGTGAGAAGCATAAGGGAAGCTTTGAGACGATTCACATCCAAGACTCGACGGGGCATGAGTTCGCCACGAGGTTGGGTAATGTGTTCACTCTGGGGAAAGGGACTAAGCCGTGGGTGTCTCTTCCAAAGGGTAAAGGTATTAAGCTTACCATCATTGAGGAAGCTAGGAAGAGGCTTTCGGCTCAGCAAGCTGCTTAG